A genomic region of Devosia ginsengisoli contains the following coding sequences:
- the tolQ gene encoding protein TolQ codes for MDAVGAVAPHADLSIWGLFWAADLVVKAVMLGLLGASIWCWAIIVDKTITYRRTQAEMNRFERVFWSGQSLEELYQQQSERASGGLGAVFVAAMKEWKRSHEQNAASFVGMQQRLDKVLDVAIARESEHLEKRLGFLATIGSAGPFIGLFGTVWGIMNAFTAIAASSSTNLAVVAGPIAEALFATAIGLVAAIPAVIAYNKLSSDAGKMIGRLEGFADEFSTILSRQLEARNR; via the coding sequence ATGGACGCTGTGGGGGCGGTTGCCCCGCACGCCGATTTATCCATCTGGGGGCTGTTCTGGGCCGCCGACCTGGTGGTCAAGGCGGTGATGCTTGGCCTGTTGGGCGCCTCGATCTGGTGCTGGGCCATCATTGTCGACAAGACCATCACCTATCGCCGCACCCAGGCGGAGATGAACCGCTTCGAGCGCGTGTTCTGGTCCGGCCAGTCGCTGGAAGAGCTCTATCAGCAGCAGTCCGAACGGGCCTCGGGCGGGCTGGGCGCCGTCTTCGTCGCCGCCATGAAGGAGTGGAAGCGCAGCCACGAGCAGAATGCCGCCAGCTTCGTGGGCATGCAGCAACGCCTCGACAAGGTGCTTGATGTGGCCATTGCCCGCGAGAGCGAGCATCTCGAAAAGCGCCTTGGCTTCCTGGCTACCATCGGTTCGGCCGGCCCGTTCATTGGCCTGTTCGGTACGGTCTGGGGCATCATGAATGCCTTTACCGCCATTGCCGCCTCGTCGAGCACCAATCTGGCCGTGGTCGCCGGCCCCATTGCCGAAGCCTTGTTCGCCACGGCCATCGGCCTCGTCGCGGCCATTCCGGCGGTTATCGCCTATAACAAGCTGAGTTCCGATGCCGGCAAGATGATCGGGCGGCTGGAAGGCTTTGCCGACGAGTTCTCGACCATTCTCAGCCGCCAGCTCGAAGCAAGGAACCGCTAG
- a CDS encoding CHRD domain-containing protein, translating into MTIRIASLAAITSVAMLLAAPAYAEMLNMTAELTGAAEVPANDSAGTGTLEATYDTETMMFTWTVNYEGLTGDATAAHFHGPAAADATAGPVIPIDGDLASPIEGSATLTEEQATQLQDGMWYFNVHTAEYPDGEIRGQVTAAAM; encoded by the coding sequence ATGACGATCCGTATCGCGTCCCTGGCCGCCATCACGTCGGTCGCAATGCTGCTGGCCGCTCCGGCTTATGCCGAAATGCTCAACATGACGGCCGAGCTTACCGGGGCCGCCGAGGTTCCCGCCAATGATTCCGCCGGCACGGGCACGCTCGAAGCCACCTATGACACCGAGACCATGATGTTCACCTGGACGGTCAACTATGAGGGGCTGACCGGCGATGCCACCGCCGCGCATTTCCACGGACCTGCCGCTGCCGACGCCACGGCCGGCCCGGTTATCCCGATCGATGGCGATCTCGCCAGCCCGATCGAAGGCTCGGCCACGCTGACCGAGGAACAGGCCACCCAGCTCCAGGATGGCATGTGGTATTTCAACGTCCACACCGCCGAATATCCCGATGGCGAAATCCGCGGCCAGGTAACGGCTGCGGCGATGTAG
- a CDS encoding YbgC/FadM family acyl-CoA thioesterase, with the protein MTRHSFPVRIYYEDTDFSGNVYHAAYLKFFERGRTEFLRDEGIHHSELAAEGIAFAVRSMEIAFDGAAHIDDLLDVTTEIAAVSGARLTLAQTILRDGVVLTRASVIVVAIRTSGGAARMPAAIRALADKKGTD; encoded by the coding sequence GTGACCCGGCACAGCTTCCCCGTCCGCATCTATTACGAAGACACCGATTTTTCCGGCAATGTCTATCACGCGGCCTACCTCAAATTCTTCGAGCGCGGCCGCACCGAATTCCTGCGCGACGAGGGCATCCATCATTCCGAGCTGGCAGCCGAAGGTATCGCCTTTGCCGTCCGCTCCATGGAAATCGCCTTCGATGGCGCCGCCCATATCGATGATCTGCTTGATGTCACCACCGAAATCGCCGCTGTCAGCGGCGCACGGCTGACGCTGGCGCAGACAATTTTACGTGACGGCGTAGTGTTGACGCGCGCCAGCGTGATCGTCGTGGCCATCAGGACCAGTGGCGGCGCCGCACGGATGCCCGCCGCCATCAGGGCGCTTGCCGATAAAAAGGGGACCGACTGA
- a CDS encoding NUDIX hydrolase, whose product MNQRILLSFPVGGTCFNYRVAGVAMRDGHVLVCREDHDSYCMLPGGRVEMGEPSNVALVREMAEELVMPVEIGPLLFTSESFYGREGDRYHELGFIYAIELPDNVRPGGQQPFLVREDEGHLLQFSWLPLEGPALKDANLLPPWLPARLRALSGVPEHVVFHEGEAVE is encoded by the coding sequence ATGAACCAGCGCATCCTGCTGAGCTTTCCGGTCGGGGGCACCTGTTTCAACTATCGCGTGGCCGGTGTGGCCATGCGCGATGGGCATGTGCTGGTCTGCCGTGAGGACCATGACAGCTATTGCATGCTGCCGGGCGGTCGCGTCGAGATGGGCGAGCCCAGCAATGTGGCGCTGGTGCGCGAAATGGCCGAGGAACTGGTCATGCCGGTCGAGATCGGCCCGCTGCTCTTCACCTCGGAGAGTTTTTATGGCCGCGAGGGCGACCGCTATCACGAGCTCGGCTTCATCTATGCCATCGAACTGCCCGATAATGTGCGGCCGGGCGGCCAGCAGCCTTTCCTCGTGCGCGAGGATGAGGGGCATTTGCTGCAATTCTCCTGGCTGCCGCTCGAAGGGCCGGCGCTGAAAGACGCCAACCTGCTGCCGCCCTGGCTGCCGGCGCGACTGCGCGCGCTGTCCGGCGTGCCGGAACATGTCGTGTTCCACGAAGGCGAGGCGGTGGAGTGA
- the ruvB gene encoding Holliday junction branch migration DNA helicase RuvB — translation MTDLTSPAAGRDDPLDVSLRPSGFAEFVGQAAARANLEVFIEAAKKRGTALDHVLFVGPPGLGKTTLAQIISRELGVGFRATSGPVIAKAGDLAALLTNLEERDVLFIDEIHRLNPAIEEVLYPAMEDFQLDLIIGEGPAARSVRIDLAKFTLVGATTRAGLLTTPLRDRFGIPVRLNFYTPEELVQIVTRGARLLGMPMAPDGAMEIARRSRGTPRIAGRLLRRVTDFALVDGSGEITRAIADKALLRLDVDARGLDQLDRRYLTTIADFYNGGPVGIETIAAALSEPRDAIEEIVEPYLIQQGFIQRTPRGRMLTGAAFQHLGKVVPQGFVGLQQSLFEEPEAE, via the coding sequence GTGACCGATCTCACCTCTCCCGCCGCCGGCCGCGACGATCCGCTTGACGTCTCTCTGCGCCCGTCCGGCTTTGCCGAATTCGTCGGGCAGGCGGCTGCGCGGGCCAATCTCGAAGTGTTCATCGAAGCGGCCAAGAAGCGCGGCACGGCGCTTGATCATGTGCTGTTCGTCGGTCCGCCGGGCCTGGGAAAGACCACGCTGGCGCAGATCATTTCGCGCGAGCTGGGCGTCGGTTTCCGCGCCACGTCCGGTCCGGTCATCGCCAAGGCGGGTGATCTCGCGGCGCTGCTGACCAATCTCGAAGAGCGCGATGTGCTGTTCATCGACGAAATCCATCGGCTCAATCCGGCGATCGAGGAAGTGCTCTATCCGGCGATGGAGGATTTCCAGCTCGATCTCATCATCGGCGAGGGGCCGGCTGCCCGTTCGGTGCGGATCGACCTTGCCAAGTTCACCCTGGTCGGCGCCACCACGCGCGCGGGTCTGCTTACCACGCCCCTGCGCGACCGGTTCGGCATTCCGGTGCGGCTCAATTTCTATACGCCCGAGGAACTGGTGCAAATCGTGACGCGCGGCGCGCGGCTGCTCGGCATGCCGATGGCGCCCGATGGGGCGATGGAAATCGCCCGCCGTTCCCGCGGCACGCCCCGTATTGCCGGGCGCCTGCTGCGCCGGGTGACCGATTTCGCGCTGGTGGATGGCTCGGGCGAAATCACCCGTGCCATTGCCGACAAGGCGCTGTTGCGGCTCGATGTCGATGCGCGCGGGCTCGACCAGCTCGATCGGCGCTATCTCACCACCATTGCCGATTTCTACAATGGTGGTCCTGTCGGCATCGAAACCATTGCTGCGGCACTGAGCGAACCGCGCGACGCCATCGAGGAAATCGTCGAGCCCTATCTGATCCAGCAGGGCTTTATCCAGCGTACCCCGCGCGGGCGCATGCTGACCGGCGCCGCCTTCCAGCATCTGGGCAAGGTCGTGCCGCAGGGCTTTGTCGGCCTGCAGCAGAGCCTCTTCGAGGAGCCGGAAGCGGAATGA
- the ruvA gene encoding Holliday junction branch migration protein RuvA: MIGKLKGLVDSFGDDFVLIDCGGVCYEAFCSSRTLQALPRVGEAAVVFIETIVREDMIRLYGFASEGEKGWFNLLMTVQGVGARVALSILSVLSPAELSSAVALQDKAMVGRANGVGPKLAVRLVTELKGKAPTGPGIDAGTLGLQAALGEGVAPSAIADAVSALTNLGYSSAQASAALARIVAREGDGVPTEKLIRLGLRELSN; this comes from the coding sequence ATGATCGGCAAGCTCAAGGGGCTGGTCGACAGCTTCGGCGATGATTTCGTGCTGATCGATTGCGGCGGCGTCTGTTACGAGGCCTTCTGCTCAAGCCGGACATTGCAGGCCTTGCCGCGCGTCGGCGAGGCGGCGGTGGTCTTCATCGAGACCATTGTCCGCGAGGATATGATCCGGCTCTATGGCTTTGCCAGCGAAGGCGAGAAGGGCTGGTTCAACCTGCTGATGACGGTGCAGGGTGTCGGCGCCCGCGTGGCGCTGTCCATTCTTTCTGTGCTGTCGCCGGCCGAACTCTCCAGCGCGGTGGCCCTGCAGGACAAGGCAATGGTCGGCCGCGCCAATGGCGTCGGCCCCAAGCTCGCCGTGCGCCTCGTCACCGAACTCAAGGGCAAGGCGCCCACCGGCCCGGGTATCGACGCCGGCACGCTCGGCCTGCAGGCGGCTTTGGGCGAAGGCGTCGCTCCGTCTGCTATTGCCGACGCCGTCTCGGCGCTCACCAATCTCGGCTATTCCAGCGCGCAAGCGTCGGCGGCACTGGCGCGGATCGTGGCGCGGGAGGGGGATGGCGTGCCGACGGAAAAGCTGATCCGGCTGGGGCTTAGGGAGTTGAGCAATTGA
- the ruvC gene encoding crossover junction endodeoxyribonuclease RuvC: MSAATRIIGIDPGLRRCGWGIIETLGNRLTFVASGTVTPDVDGSLAERLALLFTGLGEVLDRFAPEEAAVEETFVNAGARSALILGQARGVALLTPAARGLPVAEYAANLVKKSVVGTGHADKGQIQLMVKTLLPAADFKGADAADALAIAICHAHHRVSNQRLRALA; this comes from the coding sequence ATGAGTGCTGCCACCCGAATCATCGGAATCGACCCCGGCCTGCGCCGCTGCGGCTGGGGGATCATCGAGACACTGGGCAACCGGCTGACCTTCGTTGCGTCAGGCACGGTGACGCCTGATGTCGACGGTTCGCTGGCCGAACGTCTTGCTTTGTTATTCACAGGGCTGGGCGAGGTGCTCGATCGTTTCGCGCCCGAGGAGGCGGCGGTGGAAGAAACCTTCGTCAATGCCGGGGCGCGTTCGGCGCTGATCCTGGGGCAGGCGCGCGGCGTGGCGCTGCTGACGCCGGCGGCGCGCGGCCTGCCGGTTGCCGAATATGCCGCCAACCTGGTCAAGAAATCGGTGGTGGGCACCGGGCATGCCGACAAGGGACAGATCCAGCTCATGGTCAAGACATTGCTGCCGGCGGCTGATTTCAAGGGAGCAGACGCCGCCGATGCGCTGGCCATCGCTATCTGCCATGCCCATCACCGGGTATCCAATCAGCGGCTGAGGGCGCTGGCATGA
- a CDS encoding GGDEF domain-containing protein — MLSVILTNMIMETFSAGINVQGLAVSILMPLTLGGPMTWFLVLKHQQLRHANDQLKHLASTDWLTDCLNRGAFTGAVSRHLDRCAPRDPGGALLIVDADDFKSVNDRFGHDAGDEALQLIACAIRKAVRDNDLVGRLGGEEFGVFLAEANVATADQVAESIRHAISVLVFAPGDTPCPLSVSIGGATYAPGATFAELYRLADQHLYEAKNTGRDRVAMMQAA; from the coding sequence GTGCTGTCGGTAATCCTGACCAACATGATCATGGAAACCTTCTCGGCCGGGATAAACGTGCAGGGACTGGCGGTTTCGATCCTCATGCCGCTGACTTTGGGCGGACCGATGACCTGGTTTCTGGTGCTGAAACACCAGCAGCTGCGCCACGCCAACGACCAGCTCAAGCATCTGGCGAGCACCGACTGGCTGACCGACTGCCTCAACCGCGGCGCCTTTACCGGCGCGGTCAGCCGCCATCTCGACCGCTGCGCACCCAGGGATCCCGGCGGCGCATTGCTGATCGTGGATGCCGACGACTTCAAGAGCGTCAACGACCGCTTCGGCCATGATGCCGGCGACGAGGCCCTGCAGCTGATCGCCTGCGCCATCCGCAAGGCAGTGCGCGATAACGATCTGGTGGGCCGTCTGGGCGGGGAGGAATTCGGTGTTTTCCTCGCCGAAGCCAATGTGGCGACTGCCGACCAAGTGGCTGAGAGCATTCGCCACGCGATCTCCGTTCTCGTTTTCGCCCCCGGCGACACACCCTGCCCGCTTTCGGTCAGTATCGGCGGGGCTACCTATGCCCCTGGCGCAACCTTTGCCGAACTCTATCGCCTTGCCGACCAACATCTCTACGAAGCCAAGAATACGGGCCGCGATCGCGTCGCCATGATGCAGGCCGCCTGA
- a CDS encoding GGDEF domain-containing protein, which produces MMPSKTLTALQSWSSVGRWTLFGTMACVLVSVGFNALMFGNMGPEALRRSVISAIVLPILLGVPLFFYMSMRVRGLAITNLRLGLVARTDSLTACLNRGAFTGKVSTLLAQRGRDTNGALLMIDADNFKAINDLFGHDAGDEALTIIARSIRTTLRAGDLVGRMGGEEFGVYLPDVDQRGTEAVAERIRRSVNLAVFAPDGKQRPLSVSIGGVAFEGSASFSELFRIADQRLYGAKQTGRNRVAVVHVADHPAIGLKRSA; this is translated from the coding sequence ATGATGCCGTCCAAGACTTTGACTGCCCTGCAAAGCTGGTCCAGCGTCGGTCGCTGGACACTGTTTGGCACGATGGCCTGCGTCCTGGTCTCGGTGGGATTCAACGCCTTGATGTTCGGCAACATGGGACCCGAGGCCCTGCGCCGATCCGTCATCAGCGCCATCGTGCTGCCCATCCTGCTGGGCGTGCCGCTATTCTTCTATATGAGCATGCGGGTGCGCGGGCTTGCCATCACCAATCTGCGGCTTGGCCTGGTTGCCCGCACCGACAGCCTGACCGCCTGTCTCAATCGCGGGGCCTTCACCGGCAAGGTGAGCACGCTGCTGGCCCAGCGCGGACGCGACACCAATGGCGCCCTGCTGATGATCGACGCCGACAATTTCAAGGCGATCAACGACCTGTTCGGCCATGATGCCGGCGACGAGGCCCTGACCATCATCGCCCGTTCCATCCGCACTACCTTGCGGGCCGGAGACCTGGTGGGCCGCATGGGCGGCGAGGAATTCGGCGTCTATCTGCCTGATGTCGACCAGCGCGGCACCGAAGCCGTGGCCGAGCGCATCCGCCGCTCGGTCAACCTGGCGGTCTTCGCGCCAGATGGCAAACAGCGCCCGCTCTCGGTCAGCATCGGTGGAGTGGCCTTCGAGGGATCGGCCAGTTTTTCCGAGCTGTTCCGCATTGCCGACCAGCGCCTCTACGGCGCCAAGCAGACCGGCCGCAACCGCGTCGCCGTGGTGCATGTGGCCGACCATCCGGCCATCGGCCTCAAGCGCAGCGCGTGA
- a CDS encoding YebC/PmpR family DNA-binding transcriptional regulator — translation MAGHSHAKNIMHRKGKSDAVRSKIFSKLAREITVAAKLGMPDPAFNARLRLAVVNARAQSMPKDNIDRAIKKAIGSDGDNYDEIRYEGYGPGGVALIVETLTDNRNRTASNVRSYFSKNGGAMGETNSVGFMFDKVGEITYPLSAGSEDAVMEAAIEAGADDVESDEEGHYITTSFEAMVDVAAALEKALGEAESVKAIWKPQTNTPIDAEKGATLMKLINTLEEDDDVQNVYSNFEMSDEDAAKLEA, via the coding sequence ATGGCCGGCCATTCACACGCCAAAAACATCATGCACCGCAAAGGCAAGTCCGACGCGGTGCGCTCCAAGATTTTCTCCAAGCTGGCGCGTGAAATCACCGTCGCCGCCAAGCTGGGCATGCCCGACCCGGCCTTCAATGCGCGCCTGCGCCTGGCTGTGGTCAATGCCCGCGCCCAGTCCATGCCCAAGGACAATATCGACCGCGCCATCAAGAAGGCGATCGGCTCTGACGGCGATAATTACGATGAAATCCGCTACGAGGGCTACGGCCCCGGCGGCGTCGCCCTCATCGTCGAGACGCTGACCGACAACCGCAACCGCACCGCCTCCAATGTCCGCTCCTACTTCTCCAAGAATGGTGGCGCGATGGGTGAAACCAATTCGGTCGGCTTCATGTTCGACAAGGTCGGCGAGATCACCTATCCGCTGAGCGCCGGCTCGGAAGATGCCGTGATGGAAGCCGCCATTGAGGCCGGCGCCGACGATGTCGAGAGCGACGAAGAGGGCCACTACATCACCACCAGCTTCGAAGCGATGGTGGATGTGGCCGCGGCGCTGGAAAAGGCTCTGGGCGAAGCCGAATCGGTCAAGGCGATCTGGAAGCCGCAGACCAATACCCCGATCGACGCCGAAAAGGGCGCGACGCTGATGAAGCTGATCAATACGCTCGAGGAAGACGATGACGTGCAGAACGTCTATTCGAACTTCGAGATGAGCGACGAAGACGCGGCCAAGCTGGAAGCCTAG
- a CDS encoding SecDF P1 head subdomain-containing protein, whose amino-acid sequence MASRRALAGAVMSMLLLVPSALAADILLAVETATASRDPFTALPTVEIVLTPEARKAFAKLTLEHIGDVIELRVDGELLTSPVVQTPIMDGVVVISGALTEADANALADRLADQASRITLTPLER is encoded by the coding sequence ATGGCTAGCAGGCGCGCGCTGGCAGGCGCGGTCATGTCGATGCTGCTGCTTGTCCCATCCGCCCTGGCGGCCGATATCCTGCTGGCCGTCGAAACAGCCACGGCAAGCCGCGATCCCTTCACCGCCCTGCCGACTGTTGAAATCGTGCTGACGCCCGAGGCACGGAAGGCGTTCGCCAAGCTCACACTGGAGCATATCGGCGACGTCATCGAGTTGCGGGTGGATGGCGAATTGCTGACCTCCCCGGTCGTGCAGACACCGATCATGGATGGCGTGGTGGTTATCAGCGGCGCCCTGACCGAGGCCGATGCCAACGCGCTTGCCGACCGTCTGGCGGACCAGGCGTCCCGCATCACGCTCACCCCGCTCGAGCGCTAG